Sequence from the Rutidosis leptorrhynchoides isolate AG116_Rl617_1_P2 chromosome 3, CSIRO_AGI_Rlap_v1, whole genome shotgun sequence genome:
CCACCTCAACTTTAAGATTGAAGCCTTAAAACTCACTTACTTTACACTGTATATAAGAAGATTACAACTAGGCAATGAACAAAAAAAAAACTTACAACATATAACACAAAgagatgaattatatatatatatatatatatatatatatatatatatatatatatatatatatatatatatatatatctattggaACCTAAATCTTCCACATGATTTTTAGATTAATTCAGCCGCCATAGTTCATCTGTGTCCTTCAAATGTTAGATTATTACTTCAACGTACAAGTGCAATAAGGCCATATTCTGCATAAAATAGCTGCAACATACACAAAATACATTGCAAAATTAAccaaataaatatatgaaattttaaccaaataaatatatgaaattaaGCTAGATTTATTTGATAGATATATCAAGAAAAGTTTACCTGCCAAAGAAACATATACATAGATTGAACAGCTTTCATGTTCTTCAAATCTACTGATTTGGCTCGTGCCAAAAGTAATAATCCCATTCCCAGATGACTAATAATCTGCGTACGTAcgcaacatataaaactaaacgtTTTCATTATTTGTGTATTTCATATAGATGATGATCGATCGTAAGTTTGCAACATATTGATTTGGAGTTTATTAACTATTTTTATTACCGTTACGTATCTGCTCCAACTGATGGGTGAAGTTGCCCCGGCAAAAGCAGCAGCAATATAAGCGATTTCGAGAATCCAAATGCATATCCAGTACATCTGCAAAATTTAATCAATAACTAACTACAAATGCACTTTGTTTTTTAATTTAGTATGATGATGAAATTTTGTATTAATTACCTTTTTTTCACCAAGTTTAATTGCTAGAGACTTGATCCCATGCATTCTGTCTCCCTCAATATCAGGGATGTCCTGTTAATTCAGAAGATACAAAGACTAAGTACCAAAAAATATATGATACAAACAAATTTTGCAGCAATTAAATAAGTACTTAAATATCGATAAATTTTAGGCTTAGCTTGTATTGTATGGTTTATAGTTTTATACCTTAAAGAATATCGTTGAGACAGAGAACGCGCTCAGCATTGCGACTGCGAATAAAATTGGCCTTGAAAGTAATGTGGATACTCCATAGATAGAATTCTGTATAGATTTTCGTATTTTAGGCCATATAATATatgctaaaaaaattaaaaaaatcatgTAATCGCGTTATCTAATTAAGCAGGCTTACTTCTTCTTTGTAATCTGTTCATTTTACTTGAAGATATAAGCAAGGATACAATTTGAAATAACTGACCTGCATATGCAAGTAATATCCAATAGGAACAACCAGTGCACGAGCCATAAGCATGTAAAACGCCGCTGTAAAAGGAAACCTTTTCCATCGCAAATAAGGCAGCTGGGAATAATTTATAATGTAAAAATGGTTACTTAAGGTATTCAGTACGTTTGTTTATAACCTCTGAATATACAACTTTGCTAAAAGCTCACCACATTAGCCGAATATGCAGTCCCAACAATAAACCACCCAACTAAACCCCAAAACAATGGTGGGGAGCTAACAAGCCACCCAACTGCTAAGCTCTGCATAAAAAAAGATCATATTAATTGTTTATGAAAAGTTCAtagaatttttatttattactccctatatcccaatttaatagtccacatACAAAAACACATAGTTTAAGAAATTTCATATTCACACTGAACTTTTAGTTCACTTTCCAGTTTTACtcattatttttaaatattttttaatatatatatatttatatttatgaaaataaagTTGACTATTAATGTGGAACAACTCAAAAAAGGAAAACAAGAATATTAAATTGAGACAGAGGGAATAACTGTTTATAATTCAGATATTGATCATCTTTAAGTACCATGATAGCTGATAATGAAGAGACAATGATAGCAGTTGTCATTGATAGTTCCCCAGCCGCTAACGGAAGATATGGTTTGTTAACTTTGTCGAGTTCTATATCACATATTTGATTAAATCCGCATACATACATTTGCATCAACATGCCTCCAACAAGAGCCTGCAAATATTAGAAATTAAAAACACTTATTAAGAATACATTTAATATAAACTAACGCGTgcaatataattgtttataagtacaTGTTTAATCGAAATTCACCTGTAACGCTTTGGTAAAGAACAATGGTGTGAAATCTGATAGGCCATTAAGCGTAAGAAGAGACATTGCAGCTACACTTAAAACCTATCAAATGGGCTAAAATGTGTCAGGATATTTTGTTTCATATagattgaattattattattattattattattattattattattattattattattattattattattattattattattattattattattattattattattattattattattattattattattattattattattattattattatcattattattattatcattattataattattatcatcattataattattattattattattattattattattattattattattattattattattattattattattattattattattattattagaaaaagttagatgttaatatttataaaaaaCTTACAGTTCCAATTGCTGCATATGGCCTAATAAATCGATACAGAACGTCCACAAAGTTGATAACGGATTCTATCGGATTATTCAAATCATGAGTAGCATCAAACTGAGGATTATTAGTTGATGATGCATTCAGTTTAAACTTGTCTTTGTTCATTTTGTCTAACGCAAGCGGCTCGAAGAAGATATGTTTCATGTTTTTATTACTATGCCTTTGTTGCAATCTCAAGGAGCTGTTTTTAGTAGAATTTGAAATATGAagaaattttgctgcttttgatccTAAATATGTCATCAGATTAATTAGATAATATATACAAATTTTTAACAAATCCGTCTCAAATTTCATAACTACTCGGAACCCATATATTTTGCTGCTTTTGATCCTATATATGTCATCGGATTAATTAGATAATATATACAAATTTTTAACAAATCCGTCTCAAATTTCATATAACTTAGTAGCTGGCGATTGAAGGATCAGAATTCAATAAGGTCTCGAATTTTTTTCGAGTACTAACTATATTAAGATGTTATTTTAGTGCTTGTTTACCTTCAAAATActacaaattcgaaaaatatatgggtTCCGAGTAGTTATATTTAGTGGAGTTAAATACAATTCaaagaaaaactataaattcgaaaaatatatgaggtcctatagttaaatttagtggtgtcatataTATTTAAAAGGTATTTTCAAATAAAAAATTTCGATTTAGTGGTGTCCCGTGACCCACCGAATATTAAGTAGATTCACCGATGAATAGTAGGTGTAATTAGTCCCCGGTTCTATTAGTATTATATCTAGTATGAAAAGTCACAAATTCAATAAAATTTATACTATTTAAACATTAATGGAAGAATACAAAATTTACAGATTTTTATACTTTAAACTTTAGAGAATCACGCGCGTAGAAGTATAATACCCGTGGAAAATGAAGATGATGACACAACAGTGCTAGAAAATCGACGTGAAGTTGGCTTGCAAAGTGAACCAATAGCTATAGACGCCATTTGTATGTGGTGTTGTTCTTTGCTTTGACAAATATATTACAAATGCAAGTTGCAACTCAATCTTTAGTCAAAAACTGCTCAAGGTGATTAAATGTTTCGTTCAAAAAGTAAACAATTAGATGTAAAGGTTGCTAATAAGTAATAACTGTTCTATATGATGAAGAATGAATGTGAAAAAAAATACATACCTTAAAAAGAAGTTGGCAAAAGTGTTGAAAGGTTAATTGAAGCATTTAAAGAAAACCAGTTTAAGTGTTGTGTTACCTCAACTGAAACCATGGAAGTTATATATATAAGCAAGAGTTGATGCAAAGGTTAAAGTTGTTAGCCACCATGCTTGGTGAActaaaaaataataatcatattaaacgtAGCTAAGCATACCATATTTTAATTATAAAACTCTGTAGAATtaattgtaaaatataaatattctTTTTGTTAATTTCgacttttttttatataattttgatgttattgttatttatgacaacagtTAGTTATAAATGTGAAAttagtttatatatatgaaatgtttAAACATAGACTTAAAGGTTACATTTATCATTTTcctttttacatatatatatatatatatatatatatatatatatatatatatatatatatatatatatatatatatatatatatatatatatatatatatatatatatatatatatatatatatatatatatatatatatatatataactaacgtTCGATGTGTTATCCTTATTTGAACTGATCACTTGGCCACCATGACTAATTAATCCACCAATACGGAATTTATGTTAGGAGCCACTGTCTAATATAATTTAGTAAAatcatattaaaataaaaataagtttTGTGCAATGTACGTACGATCCTTAATTTTTTGAAAACCTTGGCCTGCCATGACCAATCCATATATATGGAATTTAACTTACTAGCGACTATAATATTTACGCCTGCAGCCATGGCCCAGAGTAAAAATAGAATTTATAATTTGTCGTGTAACAAATGTGTTCTTATTACATATGCAATCTATGGTATATGCTATCATAACAAAAGTTAGTAAACAAACTTTTTTTAAACAATTTTTTGGATGAATTTAATTTGAGATTTGGATAAAAATGAGGAAGATTTTATTTTTCAAGTTATTCGGTGAGGATAAGTAATTTTGTTTAAATGTATCCAATTTAACCGAATTACTCTGTAACTCTTTCAGGTCAAATCTTTTTCCAGCCACACTAATTAAATGTGTATCTAGTGAATTCTAAAATTGATCAAATTTGTGAAATTATTAGAATGCTAACGACTAAATAATTTTGAACTATAATGAAGCGGTAAATGGTACAAATAAGGAAAAATGGATTATGTTATGAAGGAGAATATGGACTCATTACATAAGAGAATGAATTGAGTGTTGGTTAATAGGGCAGAAGGTCATAAATTAGTTGGCTACAAATAGATGTATAAATTGAAAGACGGATTACATGGGTGGAACCTTCTAGGTTTAAAGCTAGGTTGGTTGTAAAGTGATTCACCTAAAGAGAATGTATTAACTATAATGAAGTATTTTCCCCAGTACTCAAACATAGTTCCATCATTATAATACTTGCATTGGTTGCTTAGTTTGACATGGTGTTGAAGCAGTTTGATGTCAAAACAATATTGTTGTATGGTGATTTTGGAAGAAACAGTTCACATGAGCTAGCCAAAGGGGTTTGAGATAACTAATGATGAGTCATAAAAGGTATGCTTATATGGTTTAAAACAGTCTCGTAGACAGTGGTATTAAAGGTTTGACTGGTACATATTGATTCAAGGTTTTCCAGTTGTGCATATGACAATTGTGTTTATTTCAGAGAATTTAAAATTGATCAATATAGGTATTTATTGCTTTATGTAGATGATATGTCGATAGCCTGCTCTTATAAGTCAGAAATAGATCATACCAAACAATTATTGAAATCCGAGTTTGATATGAAGGAGTTAGGTAAAAGAAAGTAGATTTTAGGTATCGAGACTATAAGTTATATAATTCATGTACTTTGCCGAAGCGAATTTTACATGAAGAAGATTTGAGTCAGCATATTCTATTTGTTACAGGTGGGTTCCAAACAAGGTTATTAAAAGTAAAACTTCATACTTCGTTCGAAAAAGTCAAGTACAACTGATGCAACCAGTAAAGAGAAGTCCAACCAGCAGTCGTCAGCTCCTAACTCTGATATCTCCAAGTCTTGTCTCCAAAAACCTTCCCTGATTTACATAACGTTCCGCTACTAGTTGAAGTTGAGTCAACATGGTTAAATGAAGAAATTCTGAAAAGATATAGTCTGACTAAAACAAAGTTTGTCTCTACACCATTGGCTCAGTATTTTAGATTACCTAAAAATAATTTTCATGGATGTGATGAGGAGGAAGGTTGTTAGTAAGATACCTTATTCTAGTGTGGTTGGTAGTGTGATGCAGCTTATGATATGTACTAGGCTAGATATTACACATTGATATTGCTCAAATCAGGCATATATTCCTCGCAAGAACAAACGATTATCCTTCGAGTTTGTATGATTTTGAAGACTTTTTGGTGTTATTCGCAAAGATTTATAATTTCGCATCAAGAAGTGTTTTGTGTTGGTTTTTGAGGTACTTTCTACATCATGTTATCTTTAGTACCAGTTTCTATTAAGTTGTTGTGAGTTTCGGTgaagaaatacaagattttaaaGTCATAATCTGGTGCAAAACATATGCGTGACGCGTAAGTAAGGAGCGCGACGCGCATCATAATGTGTTTTGAATGCCAAATAGTTTTAAGAAGTTGAGGACCAGCTACAGTTTTAAGGCGCGACGCGCAATTCTTGTCCGTGGTGCGCAACGTTGAGTGATTTTGATGTCGAGCTCCTTTGAAGTTTTATGTTTCGGTTTTAGTTGTGGCGCGCGACGCGCACAAATTCCCCGCGACGCACTAAGTTACGTGACCTGCGGCTGTCAACGTATTTAAGGGTTTTTTCTAACGacaacaaaatatattaaaaggCGACTAGCAAGAAGCTAAAAGCGAGAAAGGAATTACAAAGTGTTTAGGGGGTTTATTAACTACTCCGTCCGATTAACTCTACTCTTTTTAAACCTAGCATACAACCAATTGAAGCTATCAACTACTATGCTATCAAAAACATGACACTTGCGAAATTTCGTATCTTTAAAGACAAGATTGTTTCGTAGACGCCAAATGTTCCAAAGTGTAGAGAAGATAACCACCCGAACAATCAATCTTTGCTTGCCGTTTATGGGAACACCATCCACCCATGACCAAATGCCACCTATTGAATTCCAAGAAGGGATATCCAATTTTATCCATCTCTCAACTTTATTCCaaatgtaacaccggccattttttttatttataacacagcggaagtctttcttagtaaaatcacaaccataattacattagtacaaaaacCACTTAATTAAGTTTAACTTTcacaaacggtgttacgttattacaaacacggttacaaatgtccacatcagagctgtaagtcaaacatgtcttctacatcatgtTCCGATCCCATTAGCAGTAGCTAAACCTGCAGGgagaggaatgtgggggattagcgcaccgctaaatgaatggaatctatctacagatt
This genomic interval carries:
- the LOC139898290 gene encoding homogentisate phytyltransferase 1, chloroplastic-like, with protein sequence MASIAIGSLCKPTSRRFSSTVVSSSSFSTGSKAAKFLHISNSTKNSSLRLQQRHSNKNMKHIFFEPLALDKMNKDKFKLNASSTNNPQFDATHDLNNPIESVINFVDVLYRFIRPYAAIGTVLSVAAMSLLTLNGLSDFTPLFFTKALQALVGGMLMQMYVCGFNQICDIELDKVNKPYLPLAAGELSMTTAIIVSSLSAIMSLAVGWLVSSPPLFWGLVGWFIVGTAYSANVLPYLRWKRFPFTAAFYMLMARALVVPIGYYLHMQNSIYGVSTLLSRPILFAVAMLSAFSVSTIFFKDIPDIEGDRMHGIKSLAIKLGEKKMYWICIWILEIAYIAAAFAGATSPISWSRYVTIISHLGMGLLLLARAKSVDLKNMKAVQSMYMFLWQLFYAEYGLIALVR